The Euphorbia lathyris chromosome 8, ddEupLath1.1, whole genome shotgun sequence genome has a window encoding:
- the LOC136204087 gene encoding 26S proteasome regulatory subunit S10B homolog B, whose product MSSEGDDAARRRTAVAEYWKKLLQHKELESRVRSVRENLRAAKKEFNKTEDDLKSLQSVGQIIGEVLRPLDNERLIVKASSGPRYVVGCRSKVDKEKLTAGTRVVLDMTTLTIMRSLPREVDPVVYNMLHEDPGNISYSAVGGLSDQIRELRESIELPLMNPELFVRVGIKPPKGVLLYGPPGTGKTLLARAIASNIDANFLKVVSSAIIDKYIGESARLIREMFGYARDHQPCIIFMDEIDAIGGRRFSEGTSADREIQRTLMELLNQLDGFDQLGKVKMIMATNRPDVLDPALLRPGRLDRKIEIPLPNEQSRMEILKIHAAGIAKHGEIDYEAVVKLAEGFNGADLRNVCTEAGMSAIRAERDYVIHEDFMKAVRKLNEAKKLESSSHYNADFGKE is encoded by the exons ATGAGCAGCGAAGGAGATGACGCAGCACGACGCCGTACTGCGGTTGCAGAGTACTGGAAAAAGTTACTCCAGCACAAGGAGTTGGAGTCCAGAGTACGATCTG TGAGGGAAAATTTGCGTGCTGCAAAGAAAGAGTTCAACAAGACAGAAGATGATTTGAAATCTCTTCAAAGTGTTGGACAGATCATAGGAGAAGTTCTTCGACCTCTTGACAATGAACGTT TGATTGTTAAAGCAAGTAGTGGCCCTCGTTACGTCGTTGGTTGCCGCAGCAAAGTTGACAAGGAAAAGCTGACTGCAGGAACTAGGGTGGTTCTTGATATGACAACACTTACAATCATGCGGTCTCTACCACGTGAG GTTGACCCAGTTGTTTATAATATGTTGCATGAAGATCCTGGAAATATTAGCTATTCAGCTGTGGGTGGTCTATCAGATCAAATTAGAGAATTGAGGGAGTCCATTGAGTTACCTCTCATGAACCCTGAGCTTTTTGTTAGAGTGGGCATTAAACCTCCCAAG GGTGTTCTCCTTTATGGACCACCAGGTACTGGAAAGACATTGTTAGCTAGGGCTATTGCGAGTAACATAGATGCCAACTTTTTAAAG GTTGTTTCAAGTGCTATTATCGACAAATACATAGGAGAAAGTGCTAGGTTGATACGAGAAATGTTCGGATATGCACGTGATCACCAA CCTTGCATCATTTTCATGGATGAGATTGATGCCATTGGTGGACGCCGTTTTAGTGAGGGAACAAGTGCAGATCGTGAAATTCAAAGGACACTGATGGAGTTACTTAATCAGCTAGATGGTTTCGATCAGCTTGGCAAG GTTAAAATGATAATGGCAACAAACCGACCTGATGTTCTCGACCCTGCACTTCTGCGACCTGGTCGATTAGATCGGAAGATAGAGATTCCATTGCCAAATGAACAATCTAGAATGGAAATACTTAAGATCCATGCAGCTGGCATTGCAAAGCATGGTGAGATCGATTATGAGGCCGTTGTTAAACTTGCAGAG GGTTTCAATGGAGCTGATTTACGCAACGTTTGCACGGAAGCTGGAATGTCAGCAATTCGCGCAGAACGTGATTATGTCATCCATGAAGACTTTATGAAG GCTGTGAGGAAGCTTAATGAGGCAAAGAAACTTGAATCCAGTTCACACTATAATGCTGATTTTGGCAAGGAATAG